In Astatotilapia calliptera chromosome 16, fAstCal1.2, whole genome shotgun sequence, one genomic interval encodes:
- the LOC113008031 gene encoding beta-1,3-galactosyltransferase 1-like — protein sequence MVEGVKPAEDGRWCKFSRNKYFVFILVFAGLFLIYNRNTIIPDENPKKWMQNQSANLLNFFSGQRLNISSLNTTTNDNSTSQNTTVPPTPVPYVSPGPYLVEYPHDYQYIINEPQKCEQENPFVVLIIPVAPNNRKHRDIIRKTWGSESLVLDKVVRPFFLLGLHTGEEVEQVQQQVLEESKEHHDLIQSNFVDCYKNLTIKTMVMLEWLTAHCSSPSYAMKIDSDMFLNVHNLVSMLLNAQKANYMTGLVARGAAVLRDPSSKWYLPHDIYAPPQYPRYALGLGYILSLDLPKKLIEASRHVKAVYIEDVYLGLLMQHLGIPPTDPPNWGYFHVFPLQYNRCAFSGIVATTTDPNTNREQIWNDFKNPGPYC from the coding sequence ATGGTGGAAGGTGTGAAACCAGCAGAGGATGGGAGGTGGTGCAAGTTTTCCCGGAACAAGTATTTCGTCTTTATTCTGGTATTTGCAGGTCTGTTCCTGATTTACAACAGAAATACAATAATACCAGATGAAAACCCAAAAAAGTGGATGCAAAATCAATCAGCAAAtttgttgaatttcttcagtGGTCAGAGACTAAACATATCCTCACTAAACACTACAACTAATGACAACTCCACTTCTCAAAATACAACTGTACCACCAACACCTGTTCCTTACGTGTCTCCTGGACCATATTTAGTTGAATACCCCCATGACTACCAGTACATCATAAATGAGccacagaaatgtgaacaggAGAACCCATTTGTGGTTCTGATCATTCCTGTGGCCCCAAACAATAGGAAACACCGTGACATCATCCGCAAAACCTGGGGGAGTGAAAGTCTTGTCCTGGACAAAGTGGTGAGGCCGTTCTTTTTACTGGGGCTGCACAccggggaggaggtggagcaggtccAACAGCAAGTACTTGAGGAGAGCAAAGAGCATCACGACCTGATCCAGAGCAACTTTGTGGACTGCTACAAGAATCTCACCATTAAGACCATGGTGATGCTGGAGTGGCTAACTGCACACTGCTCCAGCCCCTCTTATGCTATGAAGATTGATTCAGACATGTTTCTGAATGTACATAATCTTGTCAGTATGCTCTTGAATGCTCAAAAAGCAAACTATATGACTGGGCTTGTGGCAAGAGGCGCTGCAGTACTGCGAGATCCAAGCTCTAAGTGGTACCTACCTCATGACATTTATGCTCCGCCACAGTACCCCCGCTATGCTCTGGGCCTGGGCTACATTTTGTCTTTAGACCTCCCAAAAAAGCTCATTGAGGCATCCAGACATGTTAAAGCAGTTTACATTGAGGATGTGTATTTAGGGTTGTTAATGCAGCACCTGGGCATTCCTCCCACTGACCCCCCAAACTGGGGTTACTTCCATGTATTTCCTTTGCAATATAATCGATGTGCCTTCTCCGGGATAGTAGCCACCACAACTGATCCAAACACTAACCGTGAGCAAATTTGGAATGACTTTAAAAACCCAGGCCCATACTGCTAA
- the LOC113008125 gene encoding uncharacterized protein LOC113008125 codes for MIMMFKLNQAALLFIKLLVMWHVSAVMLQDENRAMMVSRGDSVTLTCNISKTNTTQISWTNNRSVFHYSIELNRTYSNFSLHRLKINHELPTKLIICSAQPEDEGLYKCSIAGNRGVNIITWNLTLSDSPKESISSQYFLYILPPAIGFLLCGITLAVFLYRKMRRRALNQDPVQDQFPPNSGDQAAFSQPQGGTAHCKNDKQSGQYMERLNLIYGHY; via the exons atgATCATGATGTTCAAGCTAAACCAAGCAGCACTGCTCTTCATCAAGCTTTTAGTGATGTGGCATGTCTCTGCAG TAATGCTTCAAGACGAAAACAGAGCTATGATGGTGTCCAGAGGAGACTCAGTGACGCTGACTTGCAACATATCCAAGACAAATACAACGCAAATCTCCTGGACCAACAACAGATCTGTTTTTCATTATTCCATTGAGCTGAATCGCACCTATTCAAATTTCTCATTGCATAGACTGAAAATAAATCATGAGCTCCCTACAAAGCTAATTATTTGTAGTGCTCAGCCCGAAGATGAAGGACTTTATAAATGTAGCATAGCAGGCAACCGTGGTGTAAATATCATTACATGGAATTTAACTTTGTCTGATAGTCCCAAAG AATCAATTTCATCACAATATTTTCTATACATACTCCCACCTGCAATTGGATTCCTTCTGTGTGGTATCACACTAGCTGTCTTCCTCTACAG AAAAATGAGGAGGAGGGCACTGAATCAGGATCCAGTCCAGGATCAGTTTCCACCTAATTCAGGAGACCAG GCAGCGTTCTCTCAACCACAGGGTGGCACTGCTCACTGTAAAAACGACAAACAGAGTGGTCAGTATATGGAGAGGCTGAATTTAATCTATGGCCACTACTGA